From a single Pseudophryne corroboree isolate aPseCor3 chromosome 6, aPseCor3.hap2, whole genome shotgun sequence genomic region:
- the LOC134933936 gene encoding olfactory receptor 5AP2-like has product MDIRNVTQVRVFVLSGLTDNEELVPFLFLFFLLVYLMTILGNVGMMGVVYKTSSLHTPMYFFLIYLSMIDLCYSSVITPKVLLDLLSKVKSISFTGCALQFFFFAVFSGTEVLLLSIMSYDRYIAICHPLHYVLIMTNKRCLSLVLLSLSIAFFQAILQTICVFSLQYCGSNLIDHFYCDVLPLLTLSCSSTLPCEIITIFFTCSCGVSSMMTIVISYTLIVSSILRIRSGEGRQKAFSTCSSHLMCVFMLYGTVFFIYLRPSSSHFEKQDKVVSVFYLVVIPMLNPLIYSLRNKEVKKVIMKAVQKCHLLVLHHQKQGVTEA; this is encoded by the coding sequence ATGGACATTAGAAACGTAACACAAGTGAGAGTCTTTGTACTTTCAGGACTAACAGACAATGAAGAACTTGTCCCCTTCCTCTTCCTATTCTTCTTGCTTGTTTACTTGATGACCATACTTGGCAATGTTGGCATGATGGGTGTTGTCTATAAGACGTCCAGCCTCCACACTCCGATGTACTTTTTCCTGATCTACCTCTCCATGATTGACCTCTGCTATTCCTCAGTGATAACACCTAAAGTGCTTTTGGACCTTTTATCTAAGGTAAAGTCCATCTCATTCACTGGCTGTGCTCTCCAGTTCTTCTTCTTTGCGGTCTTCTCCGGCACAGAGGTTCTTCTGCTCTCAATTATGTCTTATGATCGATATATCGCCATCTGTCATCCTCTCCATTATGTCCTCATAATGACCAATAAAAGATGTTTGAGTCTTGTTCTCCTTTCTTTATCTATTGCCTTCTTCCAGGCAATACTGCAGACCATCTGTGTGTTCAGTCTCCAGTACTGTGGTTCAAACCTTATAGATCACTTCTACTGTGACGTCCTTCCCCTGCTCACATTGTCCTGCTCTAGTACCCTACCATGCGAAATTATAACAATTTTCTTCACATGTTCTTGTGGTGTTAGTTCTATGATGACAATCGTTATATCATACACTCTGATTGTTTCTTCCATATTACGGATCAGATCAGGAGAGGGCCGTCAAAAAGCATTTAGTACATGTTCCTCACATCTCATGTGTGTTTTCATGTTGTATGGAACAGTTTTCTTCATCTATCTACGCCCATCTTCCAGTCACTTTGAGAAGCAAGACAAGGTGGTTTCTGTGTTCTATTTAGTGGTGATTCCCATGCTGAACCCACTTATATACAGTTTGAGGAACAAAGAGGTGAAAAAGGTCATTATGAAAGCGGTGCAAAAATGTC